The DNA region TGTCCGCCTCAATCCGGGTAGTAAAGGGAATCAGCTTAATCCGCCGCCAGATGCCAAAGTCCGTCCCCTTGACCGTAGGCTTGTGGTTAGTCCCCATGAAAATCTTGAAGGTCGGCGTGAAGGAAAAGTATTCCCCGTAAAGAAACCGCGCAGTAACCTTGTCATTCCCCGTAATCTGCTTAATCAAAGGTTCCGAAAGCCGCCGCCCCTGGTCAAGCTCGGTAGTACTCACAAACCGCGCCCCCCGCAGCCGGGCAATATCGTTGGTAGCCTGCTCATTGTTCCGCTTCATAAACGTATCGGTAGTAGTAGTAATCGCGTAGTCCCCCAGGATATACATCAGGGTATTCAGAAAAGTACTCTTGCCATTGGCGCCGGACCCAAACAGAATAAACATAGACTGCTCCGACACATCCCCGGTAATAGCCATCCCCGTCACGGCCTGCAGAAAGCCGATAATATCCCCGTTGCAGTTCATGATCTCCCGGACAAACTGCTTCCACGCCGGACAGCCCGCCGCCGGGTCATACACTACATTGGCAGTTTTAGTAATCATGTCCTCCTGCCTATGCTCCCGGAACAAACCGCCCTTAATGTCAATGGTGCCATTCTGCACATTGAGCAGCCAGGGGTTGCTGTCCAGCTCCTCGCTGGAAATATTCAGCTCCCTAATCCAGGAAGCCGCCTTGATAAACGCCTCCCGCCGCCTCACACTTTCGCTCAGCATGGCGTACTTCTCGATTTCTATCCGTTCCCGGTAATCCTGGGTCTTCAGCAGATCGTCATAAATACCTCGGACCATAGCCAGCCCCTTTTCATGAATCAAGGCCCCGTCATCTATCCGCCAGCAGGTACCGTCCCAGACAACCCACTTCTTCCAAGCCCCGTTATACCGGATATCCCGCCCATAAATACTGAGCAGCCGCTCCGCATTGGTAGCATCGGTAAACTGAATTTTCCCGGCCTTCAAATCGCTGATACGCAGATACATTGATTCGTCGCCCACCCGTTCCGCCATTATAAACCCTCCTGCCTTAAACCAGCCGCATACATCCTGAACCGGAACGCCACCAGATCAAAGGCAATCTCCGGCGTAGACTCAGGCAGCTCCTGCATCATCCGCCCATACATGGAGTACAAAAAAGTAAGGGAACCAGGCTTCCCCAGATATTCCCGGTTTTTGAAAAACGCCACCGCCCGGTATTCGTCATCCGGGATATCTTGTTTCCGCGCCCGGTACCACGTCAAAAGATCATCAGCCCATTCAATCTCATGGGCAGCGTACTCCTCCAGCGCCTTCCGTTGGCGGCGCACATTGTATTGGTACCGTTCCGTCCAATCAACCTTACGCATACACCTGTCCCTAAATGAAAAAACGAGAAAAAAGTGCCATTGAACTACTACAGCATTACTACAAAAATCGGGAAACAAGGGCGGGGACCGCGCCCTCAAAACAAAGACTGCCCTAAACCCATCCCCTGCCACAGCAAAGGGAATACCAAGCAACCAGCGTATAAAGCAGATAAGCAGCAGCAAAGCTATTCCTTTCCGCCATGAATGGCGGTTTTTACCAGGCTTTAGGTGTAGTTTAGTTTTGCTAAACTACAAGCTCATAAAATGCCATGGAGGGCATTTTATGAGCCCTCTTGCCACACAAAGACCCGCACCGTTTCCCCGGCAGCAGTCCGCCCATCGGCAAAGGTGATGAACGCCCACAGGGACCACCACCCGACCTTGTCAATCTCCTCCTCAAGGCACTCATGGAAAATAACCCCTCGTGCCACATCTCCCACACCTGCCGTAAAACTCCCCGTTGAGCCGTCAGGTTTCCGGTACTTAATCGCCGCCGATAAACACCCTTCCAAATCCGTAAAGGTTTTCACGGTAATCCGCAGTGCACTCTGTCCCCGATAAATCCGATTCATCTGTCCCCCTAATGGATACGGCTCTCAAGCACAATCTCCCGGCATATCGCCGACTTCAAAACAAGCTCCTCATTACTTTTTAGGAACCGCCGCAAAAGAAAATCCCGCACAAACCCTACCGTAGCCAGCCTGATAAAAACTCCCAGGCTCCGCAGCGCCTCCCCCGTAGTTCCTGCAGTGTCAAACGCTTCCCGGTGATATTCCCCCAGATGAGCCGTCCCCGCACGGCTCCCCGCAGCTGCATACATCCCCCGTACATAGTCCCCCCAATGCCCCACTGCATCGGAAACTCCCGCCTTCCCGGTCAAAACCCTCAGCAGCAAAGCTGCCCGGCCTGTGGCATCGCTCTCCCTGACGGTCATCAGCATAACCCGAAAAATACCCCGTTTCGTACTGCCGCCCCCGTCAAGGCTTCTCCCGGTTTCAATAATACTGCGCTTATTACCGACAAAACGGCTTTGCGCCGTTGTCGTTTTCACCGTATCTACCGCTTTCCGCAGTAAAGCCCGGCTACCTTTGAGTAAGTCACCAGCTTTTAGCTGTTGGGCCAGTTTCCGGTATATCCCCGCAGCACGGCTTGCCAGGCCCGTCCCCTTTACCGTCGCCGTGTGTTTCCGCACATAGGATGAACCGTGTCCCAGGGCACTGGTATTCCCCCCATCCATGACGCTGACCCGCTTATAACTTGACGTGTGCCCCAGGCCTGCATTATTCCTGCCATTCATAGCCAGAGTCTTTTTATAGGACGCCTCAGGTTTCAATATATCACTTAGTTTTACCCCCTGTGCCAGTGTCTTCTTATAGGCTGCCACAAGTTTCCGGGAATCGCCTAGCGTTACTCCCTGGGCCAGCGTCCTGATATAGGCATTTGCCGGTATTTCAAGGTATATGCTCATCTTCATGTCGTACCGTGCATTGGGCAGCACATTCCTGTATTCGCTTCTTGGATCATTAAATTTGTCATTAAAAATACCAATATCCAAAAACATCAGATCAGAGAGCATTTCATACACCGTGCTATAGTATTCCCTATAGCTGGGGTCAAGCTGCAATTCCTGTGCCCGGAACAAAGGAACGCCATAATCGAATTGCAGAGCCACCCCATTACCATAAAACCCAAACCATATATCCGTATTTGCCGCAATAGCATTAGGGGTAATGGTTGATTTTATCCATCGGTTGATATTTATATACTCATAATTATGGTTTTCCGGCAAAGGGTACCCATAGGTAAACTGATAGCTAAGCAGCTGTTTTGGCCTATTGCCATAATTGCTGTATATAAAAGGCGCAATCGTACAGTCATAGCCGTCCATAATTTTCCCTGCTTTATGGATATACGCATAACAGTCATAGGTTCCATTAAGCGCCACCGGTGTGTTGTATTTATTGAAAGCCGCTTCTTCATACAGCTCTATCCACATGGCGCGTTTCACATTATCCATGGTTTTACCAGGATAGTATTCCTGGCAAGTTTCCCAGTCATCGTAACTTAAATAATCATACTCGTAATACGCCCCAACCGTATTTGACCCGATAACCGGGTCCACCACCACCGGGTACTGAGCTTCCCCCAGCCACCTTTCCGGAATAGTAATAGTCATGACCCCATTTTCTATCCACACATCCCCCCAAACCTTCTGCCCCCGTGCGTCAATAATCCTGGGCCGGTGTATATGGCAAATCTTCCCGGTCCCCACATGGTAGGCGGGGGAGTTAATAACCATCTCCTTTTTATAAACCGCATAGCTTCCCCGCAGTATTTCAGGCCCGAAAGAATCAGGCTGCCTGAAAAAATCAAACTGCTCCCAGCCCTCAATAGCCACAAAGACCTGGTTACCCTCCGGTTCCCGGTTCAGGATAAGGTCATACTCAAAATGCGAACCATCAAGTATCGTAAATCGGTGGCTTTCCCGTTCCCCGGAGTAGTGGAGCGTTCTCTTGTCCCCCCGCAGGGTATAGGAATCCCCGGTAATAGGGCTGAACCGCAGGGCATCCCTGCCCCAGCGGTTCAGCTTCCAGGAAGGGACTTTGCTCCCCAGGCTTACCATCAGCGGAAAATCTTGCGGTGATTGTAAAAATTGTGCCATGGTTTATTGTCCAAGAATAGTTATTTCCCACAGCACCTGCAGGGTATCGCTGATAGTAACATTCACCACCGGCGTAATCTGCGCATACGCCAGGCAATTAGAAGCCGTGGCGTTCCCGTTGAGCAGACACGCTTCGTTTATCCCGTTTGCGTTCAAAGCCCCGGCGGCAAAACTCGCCCGGTAGGTAATAGTGGTATCCCCGGTATTCCCCCAGGCCGCCTTCAACGCCGGGTACCCGCTGTCCAGAGCTTTCATACTCCCCGTAGGGGTATTGCACCGGACATTAGTCTTAACGCTGTTCCCGGTCCAGCCTGTCCCCACTTGAATAAATCCGGCGGAACTACTCACCTTTGTTTTCGTAGGCGAAACCAGCAACGCATCAGCAATCAGCGCGTCACCCTCTCTCGTAACAATATTGTGATGATGGTACAGCATAGGCCGCCCCGGCACACGAAAGAGCCTACCAAACCACCCAGGCGCCCTCCGTTTGATATTCCCGTCCTTATCCAGAACCCGAACCGTAACCATCCCACGAACCCTAATCCTGTCTTTCATTAGTTCCCCCCAAATATCAAAATACTTCCGGCGCCTAAAACAAGCCCGGAAAAAAGGCAAATCACCCCCGTAATAATCATCTTTTTCATTCTGCCCGCTTTTTCATCCCGGTACTGCTGTTCCCAGCGTCGCGCCTCCGCCAGGGCCGCCGCCGTTTCCCGCCGTGCCGTCCCTTCCCGGTCCAGGGCAGCCATGGACGCAGCCTTTGCCGCCTCAGCCGCCGCGCTTTCAATCGCTTCCTCCGCTGCCTCGGACAGTTCCGCCACCAGCGCCGTCACTTCTGTATCGCTGTAGAATCTCATCCCGCCGTTCCCGGAATCGCTCAACATTACTGTCGGAACTTCCCCGGACACCGGGAAGCTCCAAAAACTCATAAGGATCACGAGCGCTGTACTCCTCCCGCAATTCCTGTATTTCACGCTCAGCCTCCCATTGTTCGATAATCGCCAGGTCCCGTTCCCGGAGCCGAATCGCCGCAAGCGCCATCCCCACTAGCAGCAGAGCCGACCCCGCCCCGACAGCCACCCCCCGCCAGAAATCCCCCATCCCTGCTTCCTCCTCGTGCAATAACCTTGAGCCCCACAATCCCGAACAGCACCATTACCATAACCGCAAACCATATCCAGTCCCGGATAAGCCCCTTCACTAAAAGCCACGTTGCCAGGTACAAGCAGAAGGGCTTAAACCCCAGCATCTTGGAAGGCAGGGCAATAAGCCGCTTTCCCAGAATCACCAACAGTTCTTTTTCCGAATGTTCCCAGCTTGCCTTGTCGCTAATCTGTATCCCGTCAGAATCGCTCATAAAGCTATTTCCATATAGCGCCTGAGTTCCGGGTCCACATCGTAGCGCGATCCTTCATGGGACAAACGGACCAGTGCTGCCCGGTCCAGCCCCCGGATTGCGGTAGACGATCCCCGGTTCCAGAACCACGCAGAAAGGAAGTCCAAACTGCGGACCCGTGCGCCCCCTTCCTGGGAATTAAGCACCACGCCGTCCCCAACCAGCCCCGCAACATGGGAAGCCGCCCCGGTTTTCCCGTCAACAAAAAACGCCGCCCTGATACCGTCAGGTGAAGGGCGCTGTGCCGTAAACACCCGCTTGTACAAATCATCCGCAGTAGTCCTGATAAAGTGCCCGGTAGCCGCAAGCAAAGCCAGGCACACTGCGCCGGAACAGTCCGACGATTCCGGGTTTTCCTTCCCCCAGCCGTAGGGCGAATTAAACTGCAATAGCAGAAAGTAGATAAACTTCTCCGCCTCTGTCATCCGGTCAAACTGACGCTGTTCGTTCTCAAAAACCCTGTCCCATTTAATACCCATCATTTAGCTCCATGCCGAAAAAAATTGACAATAATACTCACCGCCAGCGCCGCCCCCGCAATAAGCACGCTCACCGTAGCCTTCAAATCCCCCCTCCGTTCTTTCTCCTGTTTTTCCAGCTTTTCAACCCGCCCCATCACATGAACCTTAAACTCCCGCAGTTCCCCTTTCAGTTCCCGCATTTCCGCAATGGTATCAACCAACAGCCGCTGTAATTCCTCGCCCATACAAACCCCCTAATTCCTGCTATTCTTCCATAATCCTGAACGCCGCCACAAACGCCGCATCCCGCTTATACCGCAGAGAAAAGGCATTAACCGTCCCCTGCACTGTTTCACCATTGGCTTTGATTTGCACCGTTGCGCCGACCCGCCCATGAAACAAAGCCCGGTGGGTCTTGACCGTAAACTCCCGCCGCTCCTGCAAGCGATCCGCAAGTTCCCGGGCCGCCCAGTCCTCGTATTGAGGGCGCCCATTAACCACATCTTCTGAAAAATAGGAGCCCGTAACATTCAGCGCACAAGTTCCCTGCAAATCAACCGCATTGCTGTCCCGCAAGAAGCAGGAGCGGTTCAGGTCCAGCACAATAGACCGCCCATGAATCGAAGCAATTACCAGATCCCCTTCTTTCCGTTTCTCAACTTCAATAGTAATGTACGCCCGGTCGTGCCTGGTAGTAACATCGTAGTGGGAATACGCAAATGAACAGCCGTCAAACATCAGCCGTTCCGTAGCTTCTTCCACCGTATCTATATTGTCAGCATATAGAACCGCCCGCTCATTTCCCTTTTCATCCCGGACCCGGTACTTTGCTTCATATTCTCCAAGCACAATACTCCGCAGGTTTATTAACCGGAACGGATAAAAATCCGTCATCCCATCATCATACAGCACTGGAGGGTCCGTATACCGCCAGATTTCCTGTTTTTCCAGAACCACCGGCATATTGATTTTAAGCCGCACCGTATTCCGGTACCGCTCCGCCCGCGCCGTTTTCCGCAGATAAAAAATATCCCTCCCGGAAAAAATATAGGAAGCGGAACCCTCCGGGTTTCCATCGTCAGCAGTATCCGGTTCCGCCTGGTAGGGCGAATGGGCAAAGACCAGGGGCTTCTCAACCGGGCATTCCAGGTGGCACCGATACGCCGTGGCCAGTTCAGACAGTTCTGCCCAGATATTTTTGGTTAATTTCACATAGGGCAGGGCAATAGGAATAGTTGCGCAGTCAATATCCGCCGCCTCAATCCCCGCCCGCTTCGCAATCAAATGAACCAATGATTTTTCCGGCTGTGTTTTGTCGCACACAACCGAGTAGGTAAAAACCTCATGCTGGGTCCAGTCCCGGCTCTCGTCAGACCGCCGCAGAAACACTGAACGGTCCCCCAGAGCCAGCCGCACCAACCGCCGCCGCCCCGGCCCCCGAATATCCTGGAACCCCTTATGGTCCACATACAGGACAAAACGCTGAAACCAGGGCAAGCCCTCACCCAGGGAAAAACTAACCCGCACTTCCCGGCCCGCCCCATTGCCGCTATAGGCATAGTTCCCAGAGGTGTTATCCAGCAGCAGTTCCCCCCGTGCCGTAGTCCCCCCGGCAGTTTCCTTGAGCCCAAAAAACGAAGCTTCAATAATATCCCGTTCAGATACGGTTTCAAAAACCCCATTCCCGGCAAAATCAAGGCTAACCCGTACCCGGACCGCCGCCATCCCCTTGTCAATCGCCTCTTTCAAAGAATCATCGACCGTATAAAACCTCATTCGATAACCCCTTCTTCGGTGTTATAAACCTCAGCCGAAAAACTCCCCGTACAGTAATACCGCAGTGGTCCGATAAGCGCATCAGCAGCATTAACCGCCGTTTCGTCAGCCATCAGCGCCAGCCGCGAAAGGGAAAGCCGGAACGCCCCGTACATACAGTGGACATAATGATCATTCAGTAATTGTGCGGTAATTTCCAAAGACTCAATAAGCGGAGGCAGTTCCCCCGTTTCTCCCAGAACTCGGTGTATCCATACCTCCGTTTGCGTCCCACCTGCCCTGCGGACAGCAATAGTCAGCCCATAGATATTCTTTTGCTCAATGCCGTTTATCCGGTAGCTAACCCTGTCTTCATTAAAGCGTTCTCCCCCGCACACCGCCGCCTTTTCCAGATATGGATACGGAACCGGCGGCATATCCCCGGCAATATCCAGTTTCAGCTTGATCAAGGAAGCTTGCTTCCATTCGTTCCTCATAACCCGCAGTTCAAACCCCCGGACCCGGCACCCTTCATACAATGTCCGCACCGCCCCCCGGTCCTGTATCAGGTCAAAGCTCAGGCCGCTTTCCATAGGCACCAGGCATACCGGATGGCAGTATAAAACCCGTGTCCCGCTCACATACACCGGAAGGCCGGCCCGCCCCAGGGCCAGCGCAAAAAGCAGCGGCGCCGTCCCGATGGAAAGGGGCGTAACCACGCACCCCGTACCCCCCCGGCTCACCCGGATAGCCCCGCAGTTTCCATCCCCTTCGATAGCCGCTTCTTCTTTCAATAGAGATACCGCTTCCCGGATCGTTTCCTCCGCGTAGGGCAGCCCCAATTCCCGGTACCCTGTTTTCAGGGTGATACCGCAGTCCCGTCCCTGTACGTTCATACCGTTATTCCCTCCACCGTAACCCGCAGGGTAACAATCAGTTCCCAGCAGTCCCCGCAGTACGGTTTCTTTGGGGGCACATATTTTTTCCCGGTTATAACCGCCCGGTCCGCCACGCCCCCCAGGGTAGGGTCCTCCGCCAGGGCCGTGCTAATCGCCGCCCCATACGCATAGACATCCCGTTCGCTGTCAGGCGTTTTCGGCACTTCCAGACTTAAGGTCAGCGCATACGCATCCACCCGGATAATCCGTTCCTTCTCTGACTGCTCATATTCCGCAAGCCGCAGGATCGGCACAGCAGAAAAGCCACCCAGGGGAACGCCAAACTCTATAGGGGGAATCTGAAATTCCGCTTCCCCCAGCAGTTCATTGACCCGCCCGGTCAGCATCTCTTTAATTCTTTGCAGAATAATTTCCTCTCTATATTTCACTCGACCCTCCCCATTCCTCATTGTTAAATTATCCTCCGTTGATACGGCTCCAAAAGTTCCTTAGCCCGCTCCGGCATCTTCGCTTCCAAAAACTCCCCGTTCATTCTTTGGCCCCCGCTGCCCCCTGCTACCCCAACCTTCTTCCCCCGGAACCGCGCCATGTTCCATACCGCCAGTTCAAGGCAAGCAGAAGCCAGGTCCGCCGGGGCATCTGTGGGCTTATACCCCGCCACATACCGTACCCGTACCGAAAACGGTGACGAAACCACTCCCGGCCGAATTTCCAGGCAAAACGGAATATCCTCCCCAACCCCGCACTGCGGTATGCAGTGGAACAATTCAGGATCAATGTCCTCAACGGGTTTCCAGGGCCTGTATTTTTGAGCCTCTAAAATTTTCCGTACCGGGTATTGCTTGAGCGGTACAAACGGATCGTCCGAATATTCATGTATTTCCGTCAGTTTGCTTATCAGAAGCCGCCGCCTGCAATATTGCTCTATGCTGTAGGTGGCGGTTACAAGACAGTACCGGGAGAGGGCATCGTCCCGGTCATCAATGCCGAGGATCTCCTTAAAGTCCGCAAGGGAGATCAGTGAATGAAAGGAACCTGCGGTTCCCATTGTTTGGTTTTCCATGAAATCAGGATAAAACGGCTTTCAACAACTGGATATTTCACAAAGGTAACTTTTTGGGGGAAATTTGGCCTAAAAGGTGACGGGCATTATTTTCACTTCGGTGTAGGTAGCCGTAATCAGAACATAGCGGGTCAGGGCATCCTCCCGGTCGTCAATACCGAGCAAAGCCTTAAATTCCCCCAGAGGGACCAGGGAAAAGAGCCGTTCTTGTTTTGGTGTATTGCCCATAATGGAGAAAGGATAAGCCCGAAATTTCAGGCCAAAACATAGGGCCGCCGCCCTATCCGGAAGCTTTTAGAAACAACTTACCAGAGTTATTTCTGATTTCTATGTAATAAAAATTATTGACTTTATTGTAAACTTAATGTTATTATAGTTGAGATTAATAAAGGCAGGAAATGGCTTATGACAAATCTCGTATTATCATCCAGTTTTTTTACCTCATTTATGGAATTACCTAAGCATGCCCAGGATAAAGTTAGAGACTTTTTCGAAAAATTTTGTAAAAATCCAAATTTGCCAGGAATA from Treponema primitia ZAS-2 includes:
- a CDS encoding DNA primase family protein → MAERVGDESMYLRISDLKAGKIQFTDATNAERLLSIYGRDIRYNGAWKKWVVWDGTCWRIDDGALIHEKGLAMVRGIYDDLLKTQDYRERIEIEKYAMLSESVRRREAFIKAASWIRELNISSEELDSNPWLLNVQNGTIDIKGGLFREHRQEDMITKTANVVYDPAAGCPAWKQFVREIMNCNGDIIGFLQAVTGMAITGDVSEQSMFILFGSGANGKSTFLNTLMYILGDYAITTTTDTFMKRNNEQATNDIARLRGARFVSTTELDQGRRLSEPLIKQITGNDKVTARFLYGEYFSFTPTFKIFMGTNHKPTVKGTDFGIWRRIKLIPFTTRIEADRQDKHLEEKLRAEASGILNWLLEGAYRWLREGLVVPEAVLAVTDDYKGEMDVIGIFLKERCVQSPGVSIRIRELFKAYQDWCEQNNEKAMCERILSQRLKEMGFSRTRTAEARYWAGIMLRAREE
- a CDS encoding ABC transporter permease, translating into MSFWSFPVSGEVPTVMLSDSGNGGMRFYSDTEVTALVAELSEAAEEAIESAAAEAAKAASMAALDREGTARRETAAALAEARRWEQQYRDEKAGRMKKMIITGVICLFSGLVLGAGSILIFGGN
- a CDS encoding NlpC/P60 family protein — protein: MMGIKWDRVFENEQRQFDRMTEAEKFIYFLLLQFNSPYGWGKENPESSDCSGAVCLALLAATGHFIRTTADDLYKRVFTAQRPSPDGIRAAFFVDGKTGAASHVAGLVGDGVVLNSQEGGARVRSLDFLSAWFWNRGSSTAIRGLDRAALVRLSHEGSRYDVDPELRRYMEIAL
- a CDS encoding phage head-tail connector protein codes for the protein MENQTMGTAGSFHSLISLADFKEILGIDDRDDALSRYCLVTATYSIEQYCRRRLLISKLTEIHEYSDDPFVPLKQYPVRKILEAQKYRPWKPVEDIDPELFHCIPQCGVGEDIPFCLEIRPGVVSSPFSVRVRYVAGYKPTDAPADLASACLELAVWNMARFRGKKVGVAGGSGGQRMNGEFLEAKMPERAKELLEPYQRRII